In Klebsiella aerogenes, the DNA window GCCACCAGCGCGGGAGCGAGGCCGTTGTTTAACATCACGGCGGCGATGCGCAGCGCTTCCTCTTTACGGCCTTCCGTTAGACCCTCTTGTCGACCCTGAATGAGTCCGCGTTCCAGTCCCTGCTGTTCAAGATATTCAGCAATCGTCATTAACGTCTCCTTGTGCTGCGGCGTACGGCGCGCCAGCTCGCGAATAAACTTTACCGGTTCGTGGGTGTTGCCCGCCAGTACCAGGTAGTGCATCAGCGCCTGCACCTGTGTTTCTGTTGCTAATCCCGTCAATAATAATGCGCCCAGTTTGTCGAGTAACTGCGCGAGATCGCGTTGTCGAATATGTTTTTGTAGTAATTCCAGCGTCGCCATGCGCTGGTGGGTCGCAATTTCATCATCCGGTATGATGGTGATATCCGCCAGCGGAAATTCGCCGTGGTAGAGGTGGGTTGCCACCTCCGGGGCGGCAAACTCATCCAGCCAGCGCATGGAGAACGGGTAGGGGCTTACCAGACCGTGGTAGAAAAGAATAGGGATTACTAACGGGAGCTTATCGTGTCCGGCATCAAGGTGACGTTGCATTGCGGCCACGGCATAGCGCATCAGACGAAAGGCCATGTGTCGATCAGGGCTGCTTTGGTGTTCGATCAGGGCGTAAATATAGCCCTCGCCAGCGGTGGTTTGCAGCGAGTAGAGAATATCGGAATAGTAAGGTCTCAGATCTTCTTCAACAAAATTGCCTGATTCTAAATGTAGCGTATGCAGATCGCAGATTTCCTGAAGCAGTTCAGGAAGATAAATCTGCAGAAAGTCGCGCGCGGTATCCGGATGAGAGAGGTAGGTTTTGAATACTGCGTCATGCGGCGTGGAAGGGGCTTTTTTCATTGGCAATCCGTCCAGTGGATAGAGGTGATGGACGGACAGTAGCACCGCTATTCTGGCGTCGGGGATTTGCGCGCCAATTCTGGAAGCAGCCGCGAGAAAAATTGCGCCGCGGGCAAGGCCGGCGGCGCGTGAGGTTTAATTGACGATTTCCAGCACCTGTTCCGGCGGTCGCCCGATGCGCGCCTGGCCGTGGCTGACGACGATGGGGCGCTCGATCAGTTTCGGGTTATCCACCATCGCTTTAATCAACGCCTCTTCGCTGAGCTGCGGGTCGGCGAGATTGAGCGACTTATACAGATCTTCTTTCTGGCGCATCAATTCACGAGCGCTAACCATATTCAGCATCTTAAGCAGCTGACGCAGCGTCGCGGCATCCGGCGGCGTTTCCAGGTACAGCACCACTTCAGGGTCGATGCCGTTAGCCTTCAATAGGCTGAGCGTATCGCGGCTCTTTGAACAGCGTGGGTTGTGATAAATTTTTACCGCGTCAGACATGAGGTCTCCTTACGATTTCTGATAGGGGCGGAATCTTTCCTGCAGCTGGCGCAGCTGATCGATACGCGCATCGTAGCGCGCCTGCTGCAAACTGCCCAATTTCACTTGCGCACTTGCGCCACTCAACAGGGATATAGCCTGGTCGAGTCTTCCAACCAGCGCCATCCCTTCGGCTCGCGCCGCCAGTTCCTGGTCGCGATGACCCAACGCAGCTTCCGCCTGCGCCAGCAAATCCCAACCGTTGCTGTCATCTTTATTATTAAAGGTGTAGCGATTGAGAATGGTGGCGGCTTCAGCGGGTTGCCCGCCCTGCACATAGGCGTTGGCGAGGTTTAACTGCAGCACCGGATCCGTGCGGATCTCTTTGGCGTTTTTCAGACGGTTAATCGCGTCAGTGGTCTTTTTCTGTCCAAGATCGATATCGGTGGCAAGATCAAGATACCAGGCATTTTGCGGGTCGGCGCTCAGCAGAGGCTGTAGCGTTTTCCGCGCCTGATCGTAGCTGTTACTCTCCATTGCCAGCAACGCGCGGCCATATTGCGCGGCGTGCTGTTCGCGGATATTTCCCTTCGACCAGGCATCAAGCAGGTCGCTACCGAGCTTATTTTGCCCGGAGTTGTACATACCGAGGGTACGGGCCTTGGCGAGATAGAAATCAGCGGAGGACTGGACGACGACCGGGCTCATCTGGTTGGCGCGGTTACGGGCATCAGCCAGACGGCTCTCAGGCAAGGGGTGCGTCAGCAGCATTTCCGGCGGACGGGAAGAATAACGTGATTCATCGAGCAGTTTGCCCATAAACGCGGGCATCGCCTGGGGATCGAACCCGGAGCGTTGCAGCACCTGAATACCGATACGGTCGGCCTCTTCCTCATTCTGCCGGGTGAAGCTAATCATCCCTTGCTGCGTGCCGGCAAGGGTGCCGGTCAACGCCGCCATCCCCGCCTGCGGGCTGGCCATCGCCAGAAGAATTGAGCCCAGCGCGCCAACCCAGGTCAGCGGCGCGCTACGTTTTTGGTCTTCCATGGCGCGCGCCAGGTGGCGTTGAGTAACGTGCGAGATTTCGTGCGCCATGACCGACGCCAGCTCGCTTTCGTTATCGGCGTAACGGAACAGCGCTGAGTGCAGCACCACGTTGCCGCCGAAGAAAGCAAAGGCATTAATCTGATCGTTGTTAATCAGATAAAAGTGGAACGGCGTGCGCACGGAGTTAGCGTGAGCGACCAGGCGCATGCCCAATCCGTTAATATATTGCACCAGCAACGGGTCGTTAATCAGCGGCGCGCTGCCGCGCAGCTGGCGCACGTAGTAATCCCCCATTTGCATTTCCTGACCAATGGAAAGCGTGCTTCCTGCCGAGGTGCCCATATCCGGCAGGGTATCCGCCGAGTCAGCAGCAGCAGGTAATATCGTCCCCAGCGTCAGCGATGCGACGATGGCGGCCACCAGCGTTTTCTTTAACTGCCTGAACATAACCTCTGTCCTGTAATGTGGGTGTGCCAGTTTGACCGATTGCGCGGCCTAATGTTCCCGGACCGCAGACTCTGCGAGTTTAGCTGTCGTTGAGAGCGTTGAAAATATGATATTCGCACAGTTGTGTCTGTTTGTGGCGTAGCCAATAAAAAGCGAAGTCTTTTTTGTGACACTTAGATACAATTCTTCGGATTGTTGCGATTTGCGCTTCAGGGAAGGTTTTATGCTTGAGATGTTAATGCAGTGGTATCGCCGTCGATTCAGCGATCCGGAGGCGATAGCGCTGCTGGTGATTTTGCTGGCTGGCTTCGGCATTATGTTCTTTTTCAGCGGCCTGCTGGCGCCGCTGCTGGTGGCCATCGTGCTGGCCTATCTGCTGGAGTGGCCGACTATTCGCCTGGAGCGTATTGGTTTGTCGCGTACCTGGGCGACGTCGCTGGTATTGGTGCTGTTCGTCGGTATTTTACTGCTGATGGCGTTTGTTGTGATGCCGGTGGCCTGGCAGCAGGGGATTAATCTCATCCGCGATATGCCGGGAATGCTCAACAAGCTTTCTGATTTCGCCGCCACGCTGCCGCGACGCTACCCGGCGCTGATGGACGCCGGTATCATTGATGCGATGGCCGACAATATGCGCAATCGTATGTTGACCGTCGGCGATTCGGTGGTGAAGTATTCGCTCGCCTCACTGGTAGGGTTGCTGACGCTGGCAGTCTATCTGGTGTTAGTGCCGCTGATGGTCTTCTTCCTGCTAAAAGATAAGCAGCAGATGCTGAATGCCGTGCGTCGTATCCTGCCGCGTAATCGCGGCCTGGCGGGGCAGGTGTGGAAGGAGATGAACCAGCAGATCACCAACTATATCCGCGGTAAGGTGCTGGAGATGATTGTCGTCGGCGTCGCCACGTGGATCGGCTTCATCCTTTTTGGTCTCAACTACTCGTTGCTGCTGGCGGTGCTGGTAGGCTTCTCGGTGCTGATCCCCTATATCGGCGCGTTTGTGGTGACCATTCCGGTCGTTGGCGTGGCGCTGTTCCAGTTTGGCGCTGGCACCGAGTTCTGGAGCCTGTTTGCGGTGTATCTGATTATCCAGGGGCTGGATGGCAACCTGTTGGTGCCGGTGCTGTTCTCGGAGGCGGTAAATTTGCATCCGTTGGTTATCATTCTATCGGTGGTGATTTTTGGCGGGCTGTGGGGCTTCTGGGGCGTCTTCTTCGCTATTCCGCTCGCCACGCTGATTAAAGCGGTGGTGCATGCCTGGCCGGATGGGATGGTTATCGAAGACGACTGACGCGCAGGGTTGCGCGGGTAGGATCAAAAAAGATGCCGGGCGAGGTATGACCCCCCGGCATCTTTCATTCAACCGTTACGCGCTTTCTTTCAGCCAGTTCAGCACCACGTCGTGGTGATTGCTGGTTTTGAAGTTATCAAACACATGTTCGATTTTGCCATCGGCGTCGACGAGGAAGCTAATACGGTGAATACCGTCGTAGGTTTTCCCCATAAAGGATTTTTCGCCCCAGACGCCGAACTGTTCGCAGACCTGATGATCTTCATCAGACAACAGCGTAAAGTTCAGCAGCTCTTTTTCGGCGAAACGGGACAGCTTTTCTGGTTTATCGGTGCTGATACCCAGAACTTCCACGCCCGCTTTTTTCAGGTCGTCCATATTATCGCGCAAACCGCACGCCTGTACGGTGCAGCCCGGGGTCATGGCTTTCGGGTAAAAATAAACCAGAACACGCTGTCCCTGGAAGTCGGTTAAATTTACTTCCTCGCCGTCCTGGTCCGGTAAGCTAAATTTCGGTGCAATATCACCGGCTTTCAGTGGGGTCATTAGTTAAACTCCATCCTGTTCTTCATGCTGTGAATAATTAACGATGTTAATACTGCCTTGTGCGCTCAGTTCTGTACATAGCGCTTTGAACGCTTGCTCGATATTTGTCGTGTTTTGCGAGGCAGGACTGTGAGCGGTAATCTGAATAAATAGCTGAGCGGCGTCTTTATCATCCCCTGGTTGGGTACGGGAGACCAGTTCGGCGATATTCATATTCCACGTGTCGCACAGCGCGGTAAAGCGCTCGATGATGTGCGGTGAGTCCGGTACCTCTACCTGGATCCACACGGTATTGGGCATCGCCTGCGGCGGCCGGGCGGAGGTGCGCTTCATTACGATCAGCAAATCCAGCTCGGCTCCTTTTAACGGCAGCGTTGATTCGATCAGGTTAATCGCGTTCCACGAGCCGGAAAGCAGCATAATAAACGTGAACTCATCGCCGAGCATGGCCAACCGGCTGTCTTCAATGTTACAGCCGCAGCTGCTGACGTGGCGAGTGATTGTGTTTACGATGCCGGGGCGGTCTGCGCCCAGAGCGGTAATCACCAGATAGTGTTGTAATGAGGCTGTCAAACCTGTTCTTCCTTTAAAAAGGTGAGGTAACATTAGGAAAGCATAAAAAAAACCAGCGTACAACATCCCAGATGGCGTTGGGTCTCTTGCTTTTATTGCAGCACCAAACGTAACATTGAGAATCTTGTCCCACTTCTGCTCTGAGGATGGCCCATGTTCACGGGAAGTATTGTAGCGCTTGTTACGCCGATGGATGATAACGGTAATGTCTGCCGGTCAAGCCTGAAAAAACTGATTGATTACCATGTCGCCAACGGAACCTCGGCGATTGTTTCGGTAGGGACTACCGGGGAATCCGCAACGTTAAGCCATGAAGAACACGGCGACGTGGTGATGATGACCCTCGAGCTGGCCGATGGCCGCATTCCAGTCATTGCAGGTACCGGGGCAAATGCCACCGCAGAGGCGATCAGCCTGACCAAGCGTTTCAACGATAGCGGCGTTGTCGGCTGCCTGACGGTCACCCCTTATTATAACCGTCCGACCCAGGAAGGCCTGTTCCAACACTTTAAAGCTATCGCTGAACATACTGACCTGCCGCAAATTCTGTATAATGTGCCGTCCCGTACCGGTTGCGATATGCTGCCGGAAACCGTCGGCCGTCTGGCGGAAATTAAAAATATTGTCGGCATTAAGGAAGCAACAGGGAACTTAAGTCGTGTTCACCAGATCAAAGAGCTGGTTTCAGACGACTTTATTCTGCTGAGCGGCGATGACGCGACCGGCATGGATTTTATCCAGCTTGGCGGCGTCGGCGTGATTTCCGTAACGGCGAACGTCGCTGCGCGTGAAATGGCTGACATGTGCCGGCTGGCGATGGCGGGGCAATTTGCGCAAGCGCGTGCGATTAACCAGCGTCTGATGCCGCTGCATACAAAATTATTTGTCGAACCCAACCCGATCCCAGTCAAATGGGCTTGTAAGGCGTTGGGACTTGTAGCGACCGACACGCTGCGCCTGCCGATGACGCCGATTACCGAAACAGGTACTCAGGCGGTCACCGCAGCGCTGAAGCATGCCGGTTTGCTGTAGAGTTTAGGGAGATTTGATGGCTTACTCAGTACAGAAGTCGCGCCTGGCGAAGGTTGCGGGTGTTTCGCTGGTTTTACTCCTCGCGGCCTGTAGTTCTGACTCGCGCTATAAGCGTCAGGTTAGCGGCGATGAGGTTTATTTAGAGGCGACGCCGCTCAGTGAACTTCACGCCCCGGCGGGGATGATCCTGCCGCTGCAGACTGGCGACTACAACATTCCGGTCGCTACCAGCACCGGCGCGGTAGGCAAAGCGCTGGATATTCGTCCGCCGGCTCAGGCATTAGCTCTGGTCAGCGGCGCGCGTACCCAGTTTAATGGCGACACCGCCACGTTGATGGTGGAAAACAGCCGCAGCGGTTCCTTGTGGGCGCAGGTTGTCAGCATCGTTCAGGCGAAAAACTACACCATCACCAAGCGTGACGATGCAGGCCAGACGCTGAATACCGATTGGATAGAGTGGAACCGCCTTGATGAAGACCAGCAGTACCGTGGTCGCTATCAAATCTCCGTTAAGCCGCAGGGCTATCAGCAAGCGGTGGTGGTGAAACTGGTGAACCTGGAGCAGGCGGGCAAACCCGTGTCTGACCCGGCTTCGCTGCAGCGTTATAGCACCTCCATGCTGAACGTGATCTCTTCCGGTCTCGATACCAACGCGACTAATGCGCAGAACGCGGCGCAGAGAAGCGCTGGCGCGACCTTCGACGTGCAGAGTGCGGCGGATGATACCGGTCTGCCGATGCTGGTAGTGCGCGCGCCGTTCAATATGGTTTGGCAGAAGCTGCCGGCTACGCTTGAAAAAGTGGGCATGAAAGTGACCGACAGCACTCGTTCTCAGGGCAGCATGGCCGTGACCTACAAGCCGCTGTCCGACAGCAGCTGGCAGGAACTGGGCGCAAGCGATCCGCAGCTGGTGTCTGGCGATTATAAACTGCAGGTCGGCGACCTCGATAACCGCAGTAGCCTGCAGTTTATCGACCCGAAAGGCCACACGCTGACGCAGTCGCAAAATGACGCCCTGGTAGCCGTATTCCAGGCCGCATTTAACAAGTAATAAAAAGGGCTGGAGCAATCCGGCCCTTTTTAATGTATAGTGACGCAAACGTGTGCGTAGCCACATAATCCGGCAATGTTCACGATCTTGTGTACAGGCGGAAACGTAATTTTTTGGCTTAATATCACTGGAGTGGTGAAGATGAAAAAGCAAGCTGAGTTGTATCGTGGTAAAGCGAAGACGGTATACAGCACCGAAAACCCGGACCTGCTGGTACTGGAATTCCGTAACGATACGTCAGCAGGTGATGGCGCCCGCATCGAACAGTTCGATCGTAAAGGCATGGTGAACAACAAGTTCAACCATTTCATTATGAGCAAACTGGAAGAAGCCGGTATCCCGACCCAAATGGAAGCGCTGCTTTCCGATACTGAATGCCTGGTGAAAAAACTGGATATGGTGCCGGTTGAGTGTGTGATCCGTAACCGCGCTGCCGGTTCGCTGGTTAAGCGCCTGGGTATCGAAGAAGGCATCGAACTGACTCCTCCGCTGTTCGACCTGTTCCTGAAAAACGACGCCATGCACGACCCGATGGTCAACGAATCCTACTGCGAGACTTTCGGCTGGGTGAACGAAGAAAACCTGGCGCGCATGAAAGCGCTCAGTTACAAAGCCAACGACGTACTGAAAAAGTTGTTCGATGACGCCGGTCTAATCCTGGTCGACTTCAAGCTGGAGTTCGGTCTGTTCAACGGCGAAGTGGTGCTCGGCGACGAGTTCTCCCCGGACGGCAGCCGTCTGTGGGATAAAAACACCCTTGATAAAATGGACAAAGATCGCTTCCGCCAGAGCCTCGGCGGCCTGATTGAAGCTTACGAAGAAGTGGCCCACCGCCTGGGCGTTAAACTGGACTAATTCCCCCCGCGCCGGAAGATTCAGCATCTTCTGGCGCTCTTCTTGTTGTTTCCTGTGGTAATCCTGCGCTGAACCGCCTACGATCTCTCTTATTCGTGAATATATACCCTAAATAATTTGAGTTGCAGGACAAAACGGCTAGCCGTTTTGAACAGTGCTTGCGCTGGCCCCGTAGGGGCGAGGCCGAAGGCCGAGTCACGCGGCGACGCAGGGAATCCCCTGCAACTTGAAGTATGACGGGTATAATGGATTAGAGGTGCTTATGCGCTGGCAAGGGCGTCGCGAAAGCGACAATGTGGAAGACAGACGTAGTGATTCGGGTTCGCCGCTGGGCGGCGGTGGCGGTGGTTTCCGTATTCCAAGCGGTAAAGGCGGTATTGTCCTGCTGATTATCGTGCTGGTTGCGGGCTATTACGGCGTGG includes these proteins:
- a CDS encoding Rpn family recombination-promoting nuclease/putative transposase codes for the protein MKKAPSTPHDAVFKTYLSHPDTARDFLQIYLPELLQEICDLHTLHLESGNFVEEDLRPYYSDILYSLQTTAGEGYIYALIEHQSSPDRHMAFRLMRYAVAAMQRHLDAGHDKLPLVIPILFYHGLVSPYPFSMRWLDEFAAPEVATHLYHGEFPLADITIIPDDEIATHQRMATLELLQKHIRQRDLAQLLDKLGALLLTGLATETQVQALMHYLVLAGNTHEPVKFIRELARRTPQHKETLMTIAEYLEQQGLERGLIQGRQEGLTEGRKEEALRIAAVMLNNGLAPALVAQLTGLAEQELAQPSA
- the arsC gene encoding arsenate reductase (glutaredoxin) (This arsenate reductase requires both glutathione and glutaredoxin to convert arsenate to arsenite, after which the efflux transporter formed by ArsA and ArsB can extrude the arsenite from the cell, providing resistance.), whose product is MSDAVKIYHNPRCSKSRDTLSLLKANGIDPEVVLYLETPPDAATLRQLLKMLNMVSARELMRQKEDLYKSLNLADPQLSEEALIKAMVDNPKLIERPIVVSHGQARIGRPPEQVLEIVN
- the bepA gene encoding beta-barrel assembly-enhancing protease — its product is MFRQLKKTLVAAIVASLTLGTILPAAADSADTLPDMGTSAGSTLSIGQEMQMGDYYVRQLRGSAPLINDPLLVQYINGLGMRLVAHANSVRTPFHFYLINNDQINAFAFFGGNVVLHSALFRYADNESELASVMAHEISHVTQRHLARAMEDQKRSAPLTWVGALGSILLAMASPQAGMAALTGTLAGTQQGMISFTRQNEEEADRIGIQVLQRSGFDPQAMPAFMGKLLDESRYSSRPPEMLLTHPLPESRLADARNRANQMSPVVVQSSADFYLAKARTLGMYNSGQNKLGSDLLDAWSKGNIREQHAAQYGRALLAMESNSYDQARKTLQPLLSADPQNAWYLDLATDIDLGQKKTTDAINRLKNAKEIRTDPVLQLNLANAYVQGGQPAEAATILNRYTFNNKDDSNGWDLLAQAEAALGHRDQELAARAEGMALVGRLDQAISLLSGASAQVKLGSLQQARYDARIDQLRQLQERFRPYQKS
- a CDS encoding AI-2E family transporter, which encodes MLEMLMQWYRRRFSDPEAIALLVILLAGFGIMFFFSGLLAPLLVAIVLAYLLEWPTIRLERIGLSRTWATSLVLVLFVGILLLMAFVVMPVAWQQGINLIRDMPGMLNKLSDFAATLPRRYPALMDAGIIDAMADNMRNRMLTVGDSVVKYSLASLVGLLTLAVYLVLVPLMVFFLLKDKQQMLNAVRRILPRNRGLAGQVWKEMNQQITNYIRGKVLEMIVVGVATWIGFILFGLNYSLLLAVLVGFSVLIPYIGAFVVTIPVVGVALFQFGAGTEFWSLFAVYLIIQGLDGNLLVPVLFSEAVNLHPLVIILSVVIFGGLWGFWGVFFAIPLATLIKAVVHAWPDGMVIEDD
- the bcp gene encoding thioredoxin-dependent thiol peroxidase, which encodes MTPLKAGDIAPKFSLPDQDGEEVNLTDFQGQRVLVYFYPKAMTPGCTVQACGLRDNMDDLKKAGVEVLGISTDKPEKLSRFAEKELLNFTLLSDEDHQVCEQFGVWGEKSFMGKTYDGIHRISFLVDADGKIEHVFDNFKTSNHHDVVLNWLKESA
- a CDS encoding glycine cleavage system transcriptional repressor; this translates as MTASLQHYLVITALGADRPGIVNTITRHVSSCGCNIEDSRLAMLGDEFTFIMLLSGSWNAINLIESTLPLKGAELDLLIVMKRTSARPPQAMPNTVWIQVEVPDSPHIIERFTALCDTWNMNIAELVSRTQPGDDKDAAQLFIQITAHSPASQNTTNIEQAFKALCTELSAQGSINIVNYSQHEEQDGV
- the dapA gene encoding 4-hydroxy-tetrahydrodipicolinate synthase, yielding MFTGSIVALVTPMDDNGNVCRSSLKKLIDYHVANGTSAIVSVGTTGESATLSHEEHGDVVMMTLELADGRIPVIAGTGANATAEAISLTKRFNDSGVVGCLTVTPYYNRPTQEGLFQHFKAIAEHTDLPQILYNVPSRTGCDMLPETVGRLAEIKNIVGIKEATGNLSRVHQIKELVSDDFILLSGDDATGMDFIQLGGVGVISVTANVAAREMADMCRLAMAGQFAQARAINQRLMPLHTKLFVEPNPIPVKWACKALGLVATDTLRLPMTPITETGTQAVTAALKHAGLL
- the bamC gene encoding outer membrane protein assembly factor BamC; translated protein: MAYSVQKSRLAKVAGVSLVLLLAACSSDSRYKRQVSGDEVYLEATPLSELHAPAGMILPLQTGDYNIPVATSTGAVGKALDIRPPAQALALVSGARTQFNGDTATLMVENSRSGSLWAQVVSIVQAKNYTITKRDDAGQTLNTDWIEWNRLDEDQQYRGRYQISVKPQGYQQAVVVKLVNLEQAGKPVSDPASLQRYSTSMLNVISSGLDTNATNAQNAAQRSAGATFDVQSAADDTGLPMLVVRAPFNMVWQKLPATLEKVGMKVTDSTRSQGSMAVTYKPLSDSSWQELGASDPQLVSGDYKLQVGDLDNRSSLQFIDPKGHTLTQSQNDALVAVFQAAFNK
- a CDS encoding phosphoribosylaminoimidazolesuccinocarboxamide synthase, whose protein sequence is MKKQAELYRGKAKTVYSTENPDLLVLEFRNDTSAGDGARIEQFDRKGMVNNKFNHFIMSKLEEAGIPTQMEALLSDTECLVKKLDMVPVECVIRNRAAGSLVKRLGIEEGIELTPPLFDLFLKNDAMHDPMVNESYCETFGWVNEENLARMKALSYKANDVLKKLFDDAGLILVDFKLEFGLFNGEVVLGDEFSPDGSRLWDKNTLDKMDKDRFRQSLGGLIEAYEEVAHRLGVKLD